The genomic window CCGAACTTCGGCAGGGGAAGGCGCCGGGAAAACCGCACCGCGCTCCGCCATCATCTCCTTCAGATGAAGCACCTTGTTATAGGTGGTGCTGCCGGGGATGTACTTCTTTAGGTGAAACTCGACTGAATAAGCAGGAGTTACACCATTTTTGGTCTCTACATGTACAGAGGCGCCTTTCTTAAGCAGCAATTCGGCCATATCGTAGTCCTGTATATCCATCGCGCACATCATCACGGTGTATCCTGCACCATCAGGATAATCTATAGGAGCTCCGCGGTTTAAAAATAGCTGTAAACATTCCCAACATGGTTGACTTGCCGCCTCGAAAATGATGTATTCCATCGTATCTTTGGAGAGCGTGGAAATCGGGGCCAAATCCAACAACAGCGATAGCATCCCAATATTTTCCAATGTCATCGCAAACAAGAAAGACCTCCCGAAGCCTAAGGCACTTAATTCCGGATCCGCACCAACTGAAATTAGAACTTTGACAGCCTCCTTATTATTTGCTGCGATCGCGTAATGAAGAGGTCTCAACCGATTGTATTTGTTGTCGAGCGGGCCTTCGTCGTTTGGGTTCGCCCCCTGAGCTACTGCAAGTTGTGCAGTGCGCATATCTCCCGCCATCGCAGCGGTCAACAAAGCTAACGTGCCCCGATCTGTAAAGTAGTATGAAGGGGGCCTCAACTTGAACTTGGATGCGGCTTCGGTGGTTGTAACCATCATGATGATTACTCCAATTGCTTTGACCACAGTGATAAGGGAATTAATAAGACGTCCAAGCATCTTTCTCTCCCGTTGCGTCCGTAATCCAATAAAGTTGCTTCACCCATACACCGGCAACCGCATATGCTTCCAGTGCCGTTGTGATGGTGCAATGCCCAAGACGCCCTCAATCTTAGGGCTGAGAAGAGGCTTTTGCCCGCTCTCTCCTGGCCCGAACCTCGGCGGGGGAAGGCGCAGGGAAAACCGCACCGCGCTCCGCCATCATTTCCTTCAGATGAAGCACTTTGTTATAGGTGGGGCTGCCGGGGATGTACTTCTTTAGGTGAAACTCGACTGAATAAGCAGGAGTTACACCACTGGGGGGGGCAATATGTATAGAGGCACCTTTTTGAAGCAGCCATTCGGCCATATCGTAATCCTGTAGATCCATGGCGGTCATTAGCACTGTGTACCCTGCACCATCTGGGAAATCAATGGGCGCACCACGCTCTAAAGATGCTTGTAAACATTTCCAGCACGATTTTCTTGCTGCCCCGAAGATAATGTATTCCATGGTGTCTTTCGAAAGCGTGTTAATTGGTCTCAAATCTAATAAAAAAGAGAATATTTCTAGATTTTTCAATGTCATTGCAAAGGAAAAAGACCTCCCATAGCCTAACGCAGGCAATTCCGGGTCCGCACCGACCGAAACTAGAACTGTGACTGCATCCTTATTGTTCGCTGCGATAGCATAATGAAGCGGCCTCAGTCGATTGTACTTGTTATCGAGGGGGCCTTCAGCGTTTGGGTCTGCCCCCTGAGCTACAGCCAATTGTGCCGCGCGCACATCTCCTGCCAGCGCAGCAGTGAGCAATGTCAACGTGCCATTATCTGCAAAGTAGTATGAAGGACCCCTCAACTTGAACCTGGGTGCGGCTTCGGCTGTTGTAGTCATCATGACGATAACTCCTATAGTTTTGATGATGGCACCTAGTGTGTTCAAAAAGCGACTGATCATTTTTTCCTCCTACCGTTCATGCAACCTTTCAATATTGTCTCGATTTCCATTTTTTGTTTTTCTGTTGAATCAATTACTTCATCCATCCCATGTAAATAAGTTCCATATTTTTCCTTAGCATCTACCTTCTTTGCCTGCTTAAGTTGGTCAATATATTCTTTGTCGTGCGAGGGGGGGATGTCTTCCTTTGTTCCGATGGCCTTGTTGGCCAAAAGAGAGAGCCCCCAGGATTGGAACAGGTTCTCTTGAGTAGATGTAAGTACTTCCCCCTTGACCCGAATCGCTGTGATTTTTTCAGCCTCAGCAGCCATGTGATTTAAGTCTGTTGAGTATCGGGCTACAGTTGCCGGATGCAGTCCTGCAGCGTTGTACGTTGAAGCTGTAAGACCACTGCCGCCTTGGGCTGCACTAGCTAATCCTCCACCTAACGAATGCCCCACAATGTGCATATCTGCCCCCCTAGCAGCTAAACGGTTTCCAATTTCCACGGCATTTTTATAATAGGGCGCCTCTTCATTCGCATCTTGATTGAAGTTGTTCTCCCAATCATCTTCAGCCATAGTAGAGCCTCGGAACGCCAACACAGCAGGCGGCCTCGGGTCCAGCCCCCACACTGCGGGATCTTTGACGTAAACAGCAGTCCTGAAATGGCTATCATCTGGCTTCAACATTTTTTCGTTTAAACCCATCTTCTCAAGCTGCTCAGCCGTCGGTTTGAGAAACCCCGGCGGCGGGTTGTCTCGCAATTCGGGGGGAGCGTCGGGATCGTTCGCCAGATACACATGCTTGGCGCAGCGCATGTTCTCAACCTCATCCATGTTCCTGCGCAGACGCGCCGCTTGCGCGGCGTGCCTCGGACAGGCAACCACTTCACTGCTCACCAAATCCATCCGTTCGCGGCGCCGCGCAGCCTTCGCATTCGTGATGCATTCCTGGCTGGCGGTGACCGGCATCGCGGAAAGCTCACCCAGTATGGAACGACGCGCCACCATGTACTCGTGCCGACGCATGGCGTCGGTCTTCCGAGCCGCTGCTTCCTGAAGCTCCTGCGACTTCTTGCGCGCCAACTCCGGCGCCAGCGCCCTCTTTATCGTGTCTGCGAACATGGCTACCCCACTTCGGACGCTGCCTGCTTGGCGATTTCGTCTGGATGGATCGTCACGAACGGGTCCTCATCGAGTGTGAATGCAGGGTCCTTCATCCAGATGGAATGGCCGAGCCTTGGTGCGTCTGGGGATGTGCAACCAAGCCTGCACACAGGGACTTCATCTTTCTTCAGCACGAGTCGAATCTCGATTTCGTATTCGAGCCCCGAAAGGAAACGCACCAGTGAGACCAGATGCCTCAGTTTCCGCACTCCCGACAGGTCGACGAACTCCTCATATCGCATGGGTCCCAGGCAAACCCGGAAGGTCGATTGGACATCGCGGGTTTCAGAGCCGCAGACGGCATCCA from Geomonas ferrireducens includes these protein-coding regions:
- a CDS encoding ankyrin repeat domain-containing protein, translating into MLGRLINSLITVVKAIGVIIMMVTTTEAASKFKLRPPSYYFTDRGTLALLTAAMAGDMRTAQLAVAQGANPNDEGPLDNKYNRLRPLHYAIAANNKEAVKVLISVGADPELSALGFGRSFLFAMTLENIGMLSLLLDLAPISTLSKDTMEYIIFEAASQPCWECLQLFLNRGAPIDYPDGAGYTVMMCAMDIQDYDMAELLLKKGASVHVETKNGVTPAYSVEFHLKKYIPGSTTYNKVLHLKEMMAERGAVFPAPSPAEVRARRERANASSHHKD
- a CDS encoding ankyrin repeat domain-containing protein yields the protein MISRFLNTLGAIIKTIGVIVMMTTTAEAAPRFKLRGPSYYFADNGTLTLLTAALAGDVRAAQLAVAQGADPNAEGPLDNKYNRLRPLHYAIAANNKDAVTVLVSVGADPELPALGYGRSFSFAMTLKNLEIFSFLLDLRPINTLSKDTMEYIIFGAARKSCWKCLQASLERGAPIDFPDGAGYTVLMTAMDLQDYDMAEWLLQKGASIHIAPPSGVTPAYSVEFHLKKYIPGSPTYNKVLHLKEMMAERGAVFPAPSPAEVRARRERAKASSQP
- a CDS encoding DUF2974 domain-containing protein — protein: MFADTIKRALAPELARKKSQELQEAAARKTDAMRRHEYMVARRSILGELSAMPVTASQECITNAKAARRRERMDLVSSEVVACPRHAAQAARLRRNMDEVENMRCAKHVYLANDPDAPPELRDNPPPGFLKPTAEQLEKMGLNEKMLKPDDSHFRTAVYVKDPAVWGLDPRPPAVLAFRGSTMAEDDWENNFNQDANEEAPYYKNAVEIGNRLAARGADMHIVGHSLGGGLASAAQGGSGLTASTYNAAGLHPATVARYSTDLNHMAAEAEKITAIRVKGEVLTSTQENLFQSWGLSLLANKAIGTKEDIPPSHDKEYIDQLKQAKKVDAKEKYGTYLHGMDEVIDSTEKQKMEIETILKGCMNGRRKK